The genomic segment TAGATCAATTGTTTGCGCAGTAAAGTCTCTTGCATCTTCTGTAATTCTTTGATCCGGATTATCGACATTCGTTTCAGATTCATCGTTGGGATTTAATATATAATATGTCCTGTCATCTAAATAGTCTGTTATTAGGCTTTTGGATAACCACTCTCTCCATAAGAGCTGTAGTTTTGCTGAAAAATAAAATTGGAAGCTTCTTATTGGAAGTGCTGCAATAAAACAAATTCCAAGAATCCACAAATTTTTATAACTTTCACTTTCATCTTTTTGTATTAATGCATTAGTGATATCTCTAACAAGAAATGTAATTCCAGCATTAATTCCATTGACAGACAATAGCATCAATATAATTACTCCTAGTAAAAGCCAAGGAAGCCATCTCCTTTGCCTTAACTGACCACGAACTGTGATAAATGAAAAAATTCCTAAGGCAAACAAGCTTGAAATTATTATTCCCGACGGACCATTCCAAATCACTTTTAAGGAATTTTGAACTCCTCCTAAAAATTGGTTGGTTACATCTGGAGCTAAATTGGTTAACAGGCTCATTAAACCTGTGAGTAAAAACAGAACTGTTCCGCCTACGCAAAATAATAAAGCTATTAATAAATAGACAAATAGCCAACCATTGTTTTTTGTATAAGGTAGAAAATATGGCTGAGTAAGCTTTCGTAATTTAATTAGTTGGCTTACCAGTCCTTTTTGAGCTTTCGAAATTGATGATGTCATATTATTTTTGATTATTTCAAATTCAATAAATGCTTGATTAGCTATAGGATTAGCTTATTTTTTAAAGTTAAATCTGACACTTTTTGAGAGCAAAACTCATCAAAGTCATTTATTTCTATATCTTAGCTAAAGCCCAAATATGTTTTTATTATTGTTGGTATTGGTAGTGAGGAAATAAGCTGCATATCAAAAGTATGAACTGCAGGAATAGTTTGATCTAATGCCCAAATGACCAAAAAAGGGGCATTAAGGATTATCTGCCATTGCCATTTGTAAGTTAAAATTGACCATATTTTTTTGAGAATAGATTGCTGTTTCTCACTAAGATTTGACCATAAATCTTGTAAATTTATGTTTGCTTTAGAAATAATGCCGTTTTTATCTTTAGCAGTTTGGGAATCCATCGAACATGATTATTTAACTATCTTATAGCGCATCAATGGGTGGAAATGAGTCAGCAACTAAGCCAGTAAGGCAATCGTGCTGATTGATCAAGAGAAATGAATTATTTATCCAGGTGGCCAACTTAACTTCCTTCCGCCAATGATATGAATATGTAAGTGAAAGACTGTTTGACCTGCTTCTTCTCCTGTATTAATTATGGTTCTCCAACTTTCTAAACCAGCAGCATTTGCAATTTCGGTCCCTTTTAGCAGTAAGTGCCCAAGTAATTCTTGATCTTCTTTTTTTATATCTTGCAGACTTGGAATAGGTTTTCTAGGAATTATTAAAATGTGAGTAGGTGCTTGAGGGGTAATATCTTTGAAAGCTAGGCATTTGTTATCACTAAAAACCTCATCACATGGAATTTCACCGCTAAGAATTTTATCGAAGATTGTTGTCATTGAATTTGTGTAGAGAGCAATAAGAAGAATCTAATGCGATTTTTTATAGCTTGAATTGACAAGATTTTTTCAATTCGTTTCTTTTATTACATCGCTTCGCTTGAAATTATTCTCATTTAATTGTTTTTTCAGCTCTTCTTCATCAGTTACTTTATCTACAAAACAGACACCATTTAAGTGGTCTATTTCGTGCTGAATGCATCTTGCCATGAGACCGTCCGCATTCATTTTTTTTGGTCTACCCATTTCATCTCTATAGCTTAATTTGATTGAGGAGGGTCGTAAAACATTAAGGTAAACTCCAGGGATACTTAGACAACCTTCTTCATATGTATCTAAGGTTGCACTAGATGAAATTATCTCAGGATTTATAAATACCATCGGTGGAGAATTTGGATCTTCAAACTTTAAATCAATAACTAACAATCTCTTTTGTATTCCTACTTGAGGTGCTGCTAAACCAATCCCTTTTGATGAATACATAGTTATCAGCATATCTTTCGCTAACTTTCTAATTGCATCATCAACTTTGACGATACGATTAGCTGGAGTTCTTAAAGCCTCGTCTCCCAGCTGATACACCTTCAAAGGGGGATTCTCGACAGGTTCTTTAGAAACTGAAATTGAGGGCTTCTTTTTTTCTGCATTTTTTGCAAGTTGAGCAAAACTGCCAGCCAAAGGAGTCTTAAGACAACAACTTTTATACTTTACTTTGTTTTAAGTTCAATGAGTGCATTAATCATTGACTCTCAACATCAATGAAGAACAAAACAATGAGAATCTTGGATGCTGAAAAAGTTTATGGAGAAGCCCCCATATTTAAAGAGCCTCGCATAATAGGTGATTGGATTTTATGGTTAGAACAAAGACCAAACGAAAAGGGAAGAACTACAGCTTTAATCAGACCTTGGGGACAAAAAGACGTATTACCTCAGGAGTTAACACCTTATCCAAGTGATTTAAGGACAAAAATTCATGGATATGGCGGTGCTCCGCTAACAGCTACTCTCGATGGATCTGATCTTATATTGACTTGGGTTGACAATAAAGACAACCGCTTATGGATGAGAACTTGGTTTTACGAGGAAGAAAAAGAAAAATCTTTTTCTTTTAAATTTATACCTAAAATAGAATCAATTTGTCTTACAAAAAAACATAACTATTTTCTTGCAGGTGGCGTGATTGATCTTGAAAAAAATATTTGGATTGGTTTGATGGAGGATGAAGAAGGGGATCATATAGTTTCTTACTCTCTAAAAAAATCTGAACAATATCCAAGAATTATTTATTCATCTCAGGGATTATTAGGTTATCTTGCTCTAAATTCTAAAGATAGAAAATTAGCATGGGTCGAGTGGAAAAATACTTCAATGCCTTGGGATTTAAATGAATTAAAATTAGCTAAATTAGGTGAGCAAGAAAATATAATTAATATAGTAACTTTGAATAATGAATATTTAAAATGCACAGAAAAAATATCATTTTTTAATCCTATTTGGTCCGATACAGGTGACCTTTTTGTCGCTGAAGATAGTAGTGGCTGGTGGAATATAACGCAGATAAAAACTGACTTAAATAATAATTCAATTACTATTTTCCAGAATCAATGGTCTATTAAGGCTGAAATTGCTTTCCCACAATGGGTCCTCGGGATGTCGAGCTTTTCATGTGTGGGGGATAATGTCGTTGGCGCTTTTGCTCAGGAAGGAATTTGGACTTTAGCTCTATTTCAAAAAGATGGATCTATCAAGACTTTTGATCAGACTTTTATTGAATTCTCAGGTATTCATTCGCATCAAAATCGACTGGTTGCAATTGCCAGTAGTGCAGAAATTACTGAAGGGATTTTTGAAATAGATTTATTGAATCAAAGTTGGGAACATACTCCTGCCTCTTCATTTAGCTTGGATTCAAAGGAAATAAGTATTGGCGAATCTTTTTGGTTTATTGGATCGAATGAAGAGAAAGTACATGCTTGGTATTACCCTCCTCTGAATAAACAAATATTGTTACCTCCTTTGTTGGTCAAAAGTCATAGCGGACCTACTGGTATGGCTCGTTGTGGATTGGATCTTGAGGTGCAATTTTGGACATCAAGAGGTTGGGCGGTCGTAGACGTTAATTATGGAGGCTCTTCTGGTTTTGGTAGGGAATATAGAGATCGATTAAGAGGTAATTGGGGAGTAATCGATGTTATGGATTGCACTAAGGCAGCTCAGTCATTGATTGCATCTGGTAAGGCTGACAAGGACCGGATAGCAATTATGGGGAGCAGCGCATCGGGTTTTACAGCTTTAGGTTGTTTGATATCTGCTGACATTTTTAATATTGGTGCATGTAAATATGCTGTTACTGATTTGATTGGTATGGCTAATTCAACGCATAGGTTTGAAGAATTTTATTTAGATTATTTAATAGGAAACATAGAAACTGATTATGAGAAATATCTGAAAAGATCGCCAATTGAAAATGTCAATTGTATGAATATGCCATTGATTTTGTTTCATGGTTTAAAAGATAAAGTTATACCCTCTGATCAATCTATTGCGATTAAAGAAGAATTGTTAAAGCGTGAAATTCCTGTGCAAATCAATTTGTTTGAGAACGAAGGCCATGGATTTAAGGACGGTAAAATCAAAGTTGATGTATTAAACAAAACAGAGGCTTTTTTTAGACAATATCTAAATATTTAAGAATTTTTCTTTAAAAAAGAAATTACTGATTTTAGTTCTTCAGCAAGAGAATCAATTTCAGATGGAGTAGATGTAAAGCTCAAGCTTGCTCTGGCTGTGCTTTTTATGCCATAGAAGCGATGAAGTGGTTGGCAGCAATGATGACCACTTCTTATGTAAATATTGCTGTTATCAAGTAACTCAGCAACATCATTTGAGTGAATACCTTTAATATAAAATGTTGCTAAAGGCCCTCTATCAGGCTGAATTAAAGGGCTAGGACCAAGAATTTTTAAATCATCTATTTCCTCTAATTTTTCGAAAAGATATTTTGTTAATTCTTTTTCGTAATTATGGATTTCGTTTAATCCAATTGACTGTAAATACTGAAGTGCAGTTCCCATACCGATGGCTTCCCCAATAGCTGGAGTACCCGCTTCGAATTTATGCGGTAACTCTGCCCATGTGCTGTTGTCCTTAAAAACTTCATTAATCATCTCTCCTCCACCAAGGAAAGGAGGAATTTTTTTTAAAATTTCTTCTCTACCCCATAAAAAACCTATTCCAGTAGGACCGCAAAGTTTATGAGAAGATCCTGCCAGAAAATCAATACCAAGTTTTTTAATATCTACCTGCTTATGAGCAAGACTTTGGCAAGCATCTAAAAGAACTAAGCTACCTTTTTGGTGTGCAAGGGATGAAATTTCCTCGATAGGATTACAACAACCTAGTGTATTACTTACGTGAACAAGGCTGACTATTTTAGTTTTATCACTCAATTTTTTTTTAAAATCATCAAAATCTAATTCTCCGTTTTTATCAATATTGATATAAATTAGCTTGCACTTTTTTGCCTTGGCTATTAATTGCCAAGGGACTATATTACTGTGATGCTCCATTAAACTTATTAAGATTTCGTCGTTTTCCTGAAGTTCATAATTGCCCCATGTATAAGCCACAAGGTTTATAGCTTCCGTAGCATTCCTAGTAAAAATAATCTCTTTTTCATTCTTACTATTTATAAAATTTGCTGTTAACTTTCTAGAATTTTCAAATTTTTCTGTTGCGAGTGCACTTAGTTGATGGGCACCTCTATGAACGTTGGCATTTTGAAAGCTATAGTATTTTTTTAGAGAATCTATAACTTGTTTAGGCTTTTGACTAGTCGCTGCATGATCTAAGTATATTAAATTTTTATTAATATCTCCATTAAATAATGGGAAATCATTTCTACTTTTTTCAGCAATATTTTTTACTAAATTGTTCACTTTTTTATGTCTTGTATTAATTTTTCAATAAAGTTCCATTTGCCAGCACTTTTAGGAAAGTGTGAAATCACTTCATCATAATATCCTTGTAATAATAAAGAATTAGCACATTGCTTATCAATACCTCTACTGAGTAAATAAAATAATTCCTCATCTTGAAGTTGGCTTACAGTCGCTCCATGAGTACACCTAACGTCATCAGCAACTATCTCAAGCTCTGGTTTTGTATCTATTCTGGCGCGTTTAGAAAGTAATAAATTTCTACTTAGCTGAGCAGCTTCTGTTTTTTGTGCTTTTTGAGGAACTTCAATCGAACCATTGAAAATGCAATGTGAATATTCAGATGCTACTGCTTTTTGTAATTGATCAAGCTTTCCATTTGGGCCTTCAAATCTAATCAAAGAGTGCGTAGCTATTTGCTCTTTTGATTTGGTGACTTGCAGCCCTTTGATAATTGTTGAAGCTTCTCCTTCACTTTGAATTATTCTTGGTTCAAAACGGGCATAATCCCAACCATGATGGATTGAATGTAGAGAATATTTACTCTTTTCTGATTGATCTACAGCTAAAGTACAAATTGAGGATGATTCTTTCTCCTCCCCTAAAGAAATAAACCCATGAGTAAACTCTGCTTCGGCTTCTAGTTTTATTTCTATTAAATGATTTTGAGCTGAATTATTTTTACCTAGAAAAATTTGTAAAAGATCTAATTTTGCTCCTTCTTCTATGAGGAAAAATATTCTAGTTGAGATTGACTTTTCCTCTATCGATGGAATTACTATCTCTAATGAATGATTGTGATTACGCTTAACTTTTAAAGCTAATATATCTAAGCTAGATGCCTGATTAAGACAGACTGATATGTCATTCTTTATATTAGTTGACTTAATTATTTCACCTAGATTCTCTTCAATCTCTTTTTTATTTAGCTCTTCAATTCCATTAGGTAAATTAATATTTAAAATTGGATTTTCATTAGGATTAATTATAATTCTTTCTCTATTTTTATCCTTTTCTGGAAAGACAGATTTAATACCTTTGCTATCGATAATCGTTGGTAACGACAAAAAACTATTTAACTTATTGAAGTTGGATAATCGCCACGCTTCATCTTTCTTGGAGGGCATCCCTTTCTCTAGGAGAAATTCTCGTCCTATTGATTGTTCGTTTTTTAAATAACCTTCAGTTAGAGGAAGAGAGTCAAGCCACTCTTGGCAAATAGATGATGATTTCATTTTGCTATTTCCTTCTCTTTGGTATTTTTGTCAATACAGTCATATCCTGATTTCTCAAGGTCAATTGCGAGTTCTTTGTTGCCAGTTTTTATTATTTTTCCATCAGCCATAATGTGGACAAAGTCAGGAGTGATTTCATTGAGCAGTCTTTGATAATGGGTGATTAAAATTGTTGCCGAATTTGGTTGCGAGAGTCTATTGATCCCAGATGCAACAATCCTAAGAGCATCAATATCAAGTCCTGAGTCAGTTTCATCGAGTATTGAGATGACCGGTTCAAGAAGAGCCATTTGAAGAATCTCGTTGCGTTTTTTCTCTCCGCCAGAAAAACCCTCATTTACGCTTCTTTCTAGAAAGGCTGGATTCATTTCAACTATTTTCAATCTTTGTTTTACTAGATCTTCAAATTGAAACGTATCTAATTCACTTTTAAGTAATTCTTTTCTTCTTGAATTGGTGGCAACTCTTAAGAATTCGAGATTACTAACACCGGGAATTTCTACTGGGTATTGGAAACCAAGGAAGATACCAATTCTTGCTCTTTCCTCTGGTTCTAGCTCAAGAATGTTCTTACCTTTAAATTGGATAGATCCCGATAGAACTTTGTAAGATGGATGACCAGCAATAACTTTTGAAAGTGTACTTTTTCCGCTTCCATTACGACCCATAATCGCATGGATTTCTCCTTCTTTTACTAACAGATTGACTCCATGAAGTATCTCTTGATCCTCAACACTGGCATGAAGATCTTTAATAGATAATATTGTTTCTGAAGTTGATGAAATCACTAAATTAGGTAGAAAGTTGTAGAGAGCAAAAGTATGGTTTTAATTTATTCTTATCCAACCGAACCCTCCAATTTTAAAGCTAAAAGTTTGTCTGCCTCAGATGCAAACTCCATAGGCAGTTCATTGAAAACATCACTACAAAATCCACTGACTAACATTGAGACTGATTCCTCGAAATCAATTCCTCTACTTTGTAAGTAAAAAAGTTGATCTTCTGAAATCCTACAAGTACTAGCTTCATGTTCAATATTTGACTGAGGTTGTTTGGATTGAATATATGGATATGTATTTGCACTGGCTTTGTCACCGATCAACATTGAGTCACATTGACTGTAATTTCGAGCGCCCTCAGCATTTGGGCTTATGGATACAAGACCTCGATAGCTATTCTTAGACTTTCCAGCACTGATACCTTTACTTACGATTTTTGATTTTGTATTTTTTCCTATATGAATCATTTTTGTCCCAGTATCCGCTTTCTGACAATTATTAGTAAGTGCAATTGAATAAAACTCACCAATGGAATTGTCTCCTTGTAATACGCAACTTGGGTATTTCCATGTAATTGCAGAACCTGTTTCGACTTGAGACCAGCTTATTTTGCTTTTCTTTCCTCTACATTCCCCTCTTTTTGTGACGAAGTTATATATTCCTCCAACTCCTTCTTCATTACCTGCATACCAATTTTGCACAGTTGAATATTTGATAGATGCATTATCGAGCGCGACAAGCTCAACAACAGCAGCATGGAGTGTATTGGTATCAAACATAGGCGCTGTACAGCCCTCTAGATAACTAACGGAGGAGGATTCTTCGGCAATAATTAAAGTTCGTTCGAATTGACCAGTGTCGCCAGAATTTATTCTAAAATAAGATGATAGTTCCATTGGACATTCGACACCTTTGGGTATGTAAACAAACGAACCGTCACTAAAAACTGCAGAATTTAGAGCCGCAAAAAAGTTATCATTTATAGGAACGACTGTACCCATATATTTTTCAATTAGATCAGGGTATTCGCTAATTGCCTCGCTAATAGAGCAGAAAATTACTCCATGTTCAGCTAGCTTTTCCTTATATGTAGTTGCTATAGAAACACTGTCAAAGACAGCATCTACAGCTACATTAGATAATCTTTTTTGTTCACTAAGTGGTATTCCAAGCTTTTCAAAAGTTTCAAGTAATTTAGGATCGACTTCATCTAAACTCTTCTTCTTAATGTCTTGTTTTGGGGCTGAATAATAAACAAGATCCTGATAATCTACTTTGGAATAAGTTAAACCTGACCAATCAGGTTCTTTCATCTTCAACCATTGCTCATAAGCTCTTAAACGAAATTTTAATAAAAATTCTGGTTCATTTTTTTTGGCGGAAATTAACCTAATGACATCTTCATTCAATCCTTTTGGGATCTTTTCAGTTTCAATTTCAGTTATAAAACCGTATTTATAAGGTTGGGAAACAATTTCTTCAACAGTATTAGATTGGGTCATTTTATTTTGATTAAATCAAGACGTAGTAGTTTTTTATTTATGAAAAGTTTGGCTTTTAAGATCCAAGATAATTTTCAATTATGACATTTGGGGCTCATCATTAGATCAGAGTGTTTTGATAGTTGGATCTCGAATGTCATTCTAAGTCAAATCAAGGGGGAAAACCCAGTGTTACGAAAGTAGTTTTAATCTCTTATTACCATAAGCTAAAATGCTTGCTATCGTTTCCAATTCTGATTGTGCTGGTATAAACTCTTAATCTTTTTTTGATTCGTAAAAGATTTTCTTATGTATACAAATAGCTGTGTAAATCCCTATTAATACAGTTGATTTCATTTATCAATTCTTTTTTTTGACTTATAATAGTTTATAAATGAATATCTTTTCCTTGTTTATAAGTGGAAAAAATAAGATAAAACCTATTTAAAGATAAATATTCTTTTAAACTTTACACTTAAGAGATGCTCCCGCTGCCAGATGATGGAATCTACTTTTAACGATAACTCTAAAAATAGTCCCTTAAGTAAAGAGGATATAAATTTGATCGGTTTAACTAACCTTTCAGCTAATGAAAAGCATCATTTAAGGATGCTTGCACATTGCTTGCAATGTTTTAAATCCATGAGTAAGGACAATCCAAAAGGTTTGATCCCTGTGAAGGAAGAATGGCTTGAATGGTGCTTGAAAAATCCCATCATGATGAAGGATGACGAGTTTGTGCAGGTTATTTTTGAGCAATTCTCTGGTGCAGCTATCCAGCTGGAAAGATTGTCAAATGATTTAAAAGTTGCTCCATTGGATTTGACACTGAGAAATTTAATCGACGCATATGAGGGTTGAAATCCTTCTATTCCCTAGATGAGAAGAAATTTATTTTAAGAGGGTGATCCCAAAGAAAAAAGGCTTTGGAATATTCAAAATTTGGATTTATTTCTTGGTTGCCTTCGAAATTCTAGGTTTAATAACGAACTCCTAGTTCTTAGTTGCCGCAAAGCTTTTTGGCTGTAGATACCATTTTTTGACCTTTGCATGGAGTCAGAAGATGCTGACCACACCAACGAGAAGAGCACATTTCATCACATACTTACCGCACTGATCCCAAAAAAAAAATGGAGGTTTATGAGCGTGACTTTTGATCAAGAATCCCTGTCACGTTTAACACTTCGTCAGCTTCGTATTAAAGCGAGTGAATTAGGTATTCCTCTTTATAGTAGAAAATCTAAGGCCGATTTAGTTAAGGGTGTATTGCTGTACGAAGAAAAAAAGGAATTAGAAAAACAGTTGATAAATAATAAAGTCCAACCATCAAGCGAAACTACATATCAAAGTTCATCAGAGACCAAAGTCGTTTTTCTTCCTCGTGATCCCGAGTGGGCATATGTATTTTGGGAGATATCAGATTCTGATCGTTCTAATGCTCAAAAAGAAGGCGCTATTAGGCTTTGTTTGCGTTTAGCTGATGTCACCAATAAAAATAATGGAGAGACTAATCCTGGAACTCTTCAAGAAATTGTTGTTGATAGTCACAGTACGGAGTGGTACTTACCTATCCCTTTAGCTGGAAGAGACTACAAGGTTGAACTCGGTTATCGAATTGGTCATAAATGGATGTCACTTGCTCATTCATCTTCAGCCAAAGTACCTTCACTTCATCCAAGTGAGCAAATTCTTGATCAATTTGTTCCTTTTAGCCTAGAAGCCCCAGTTACTACTACCTCTGATTCTAAAATAGAAAGTTTTGCTTCAGAACAACCAGACAGTGGTTTGCATGAGCGCTTATATCAATCAGCGACCACAAAATTTAGAACTAGAAGAGTTGGTTCAGAAGAATTCCAAGAGGGTTTTCCAGGAGATCTAAATTCAAATAATGAATCTGGTAGTGGGCTTTGGGCTAGTGGCTTGAATGAATCTGGTATTGGTGGGGTTCCTCAAGCTCGTTCTTTTTGGTTAGTTGCTGATGCGGAATTAATTGTGTATGGAGCTACTGATCCCTCAGCTAAATTGTTTATCGAAGATGAAGA from the Prochlorococcus marinus str. NATL2A genome contains:
- a CDS encoding histidine triad nucleotide-binding protein, whose translation is MTTIFDKILSGEIPCDEVFSDNKCLAFKDITPQAPTHILIIPRKPIPSLQDIKKEDQELLGHLLLKGTEIANAAGLESWRTIINTGEEAGQTVFHLHIHIIGGRKLSWPPG
- the def gene encoding peptide deformylase, which produces MAGSFAQLAKNAEKKKPSISVSKEPVENPPLKVYQLGDEALRTPANRIVKVDDAIRKLAKDMLITMYSSKGIGLAAPQVGIQKRLLVIDLKFEDPNSPPMVFINPEIISSSATLDTYEEGCLSIPGVYLNVLRPSSIKLSYRDEMGRPKKMNADGLMARCIQHEIDHLNGVCFVDKVTDEEELKKQLNENNFKRSDVIKETN
- a CDS encoding alpha/beta hydrolase family protein, which codes for MKNKTMRILDAEKVYGEAPIFKEPRIIGDWILWLEQRPNEKGRTTALIRPWGQKDVLPQELTPYPSDLRTKIHGYGGAPLTATLDGSDLILTWVDNKDNRLWMRTWFYEEEKEKSFSFKFIPKIESICLTKKHNYFLAGGVIDLEKNIWIGLMEDEEGDHIVSYSLKKSEQYPRIIYSSQGLLGYLALNSKDRKLAWVEWKNTSMPWDLNELKLAKLGEQENIINIVTLNNEYLKCTEKISFFNPIWSDTGDLFVAEDSSGWWNITQIKTDLNNNSITIFQNQWSIKAEIAFPQWVLGMSSFSCVGDNVVGAFAQEGIWTLALFQKDGSIKTFDQTFIEFSGIHSHQNRLVAIASSAEITEGIFEIDLLNQSWEHTPASSFSLDSKEISIGESFWFIGSNEEKVHAWYYPPLNKQILLPPLLVKSHSGPTGMARCGLDLEVQFWTSRGWAVVDVNYGGSSGFGREYRDRLRGNWGVIDVMDCTKAAQSLIASGKADKDRIAIMGSSASGFTALGCLISADIFNIGACKYAVTDLIGMANSTHRFEEFYLDYLIGNIETDYEKYLKRSPIENVNCMNMPLILFHGLKDKVIPSDQSIAIKEELLKREIPVQINLFENEGHGFKDGKIKVDVLNKTEAFFRQYLNI
- a CDS encoding aminotransferase class V-fold PLP-dependent enzyme; translated protein: MNNLVKNIAEKSRNDFPLFNGDINKNLIYLDHAATSQKPKQVIDSLKKYYSFQNANVHRGAHQLSALATEKFENSRKLTANFINSKNEKEIIFTRNATEAINLVAYTWGNYELQENDEILISLMEHHSNIVPWQLIAKAKKCKLIYINIDKNGELDFDDFKKKLSDKTKIVSLVHVSNTLGCCNPIEEISSLAHQKGSLVLLDACQSLAHKQVDIKKLGIDFLAGSSHKLCGPTGIGFLWGREEILKKIPPFLGGGEMINEVFKDNSTWAELPHKFEAGTPAIGEAIGMGTALQYLQSIGLNEIHNYEKELTKYLFEKLEEIDDLKILGPSPLIQPDRGPLATFYIKGIHSNDVAELLDNSNIYIRSGHHCCQPLHRFYGIKSTARASLSFTSTPSEIDSLAEELKSVISFLKKNS
- the sufD gene encoding Fe-S cluster assembly protein SufD — protein: MKSSSICQEWLDSLPLTEGYLKNEQSIGREFLLEKGMPSKKDEAWRLSNFNKLNSFLSLPTIIDSKGIKSVFPEKDKNRERIIINPNENPILNINLPNGIEELNKKEIEENLGEIIKSTNIKNDISVCLNQASSLDILALKVKRNHNHSLEIVIPSIEEKSISTRIFFLIEEGAKLDLLQIFLGKNNSAQNHLIEIKLEAEAEFTHGFISLGEEKESSSICTLAVDQSEKSKYSLHSIHHGWDYARFEPRIIQSEGEASTIIKGLQVTKSKEQIATHSLIRFEGPNGKLDQLQKAVASEYSHCIFNGSIEVPQKAQKTEAAQLSRNLLLSKRARIDTKPELEIVADDVRCTHGATVSQLQDEELFYLLSRGIDKQCANSLLLQGYYDEVISHFPKSAGKWNFIEKLIQDIKK
- the sufC gene encoding Fe-S cluster assembly ATPase SufC, translated to MISSTSETILSIKDLHASVEDQEILHGVNLLVKEGEIHAIMGRNGSGKSTLSKVIAGHPSYKVLSGSIQFKGKNILELEPEERARIGIFLGFQYPVEIPGVSNLEFLRVATNSRRKELLKSELDTFQFEDLVKQRLKIVEMNPAFLERSVNEGFSGGEKKRNEILQMALLEPVISILDETDSGLDIDALRIVASGINRLSQPNSATILITHYQRLLNEITPDFVHIMADGKIIKTGNKELAIDLEKSGYDCIDKNTKEKEIAK
- the sufB gene encoding Fe-S cluster assembly protein SufB, with amino-acid sequence MTQSNTVEEIVSQPYKYGFITEIETEKIPKGLNEDVIRLISAKKNEPEFLLKFRLRAYEQWLKMKEPDWSGLTYSKVDYQDLVYYSAPKQDIKKKSLDEVDPKLLETFEKLGIPLSEQKRLSNVAVDAVFDSVSIATTYKEKLAEHGVIFCSISEAISEYPDLIEKYMGTVVPINDNFFAALNSAVFSDGSFVYIPKGVECPMELSSYFRINSGDTGQFERTLIIAEESSSVSYLEGCTAPMFDTNTLHAAVVELVALDNASIKYSTVQNWYAGNEEGVGGIYNFVTKRGECRGKKSKISWSQVETGSAITWKYPSCVLQGDNSIGEFYSIALTNNCQKADTGTKMIHIGKNTKSKIVSKGISAGKSKNSYRGLVSISPNAEGARNYSQCDSMLIGDKASANTYPYIQSKQPQSNIEHEASTCRISEDQLFYLQSRGIDFEESVSMLVSGFCSDVFNELPMEFASEADKLLALKLEGSVG
- a CDS encoding DUF4912 domain-containing protein — protein: MTFDQESLSRLTLRQLRIKASELGIPLYSRKSKADLVKGVLLYEEKKELEKQLINNKVQPSSETTYQSSSETKVVFLPRDPEWAYVFWEISDSDRSNAQKEGAIRLCLRLADVTNKNNGETNPGTLQEIVVDSHSTEWYLPIPLAGRDYKVELGYRIGHKWMSLAHSSSAKVPSLHPSEQILDQFVPFSLEAPVTTTSDSKIESFASEQPDSGLHERLYQSATTKFRTRRVGSEEFQEGFPGDLNSNNESGSGLWASGLNESGIGGVPQARSFWLVADAELIVYGATDPSAKLFIEDEEVPLGNDGTFRLQVPFRDGIQNYSIKAIDKDGVDSRNITMKFERVTPVDNTNPNSKAESEWF